One Lepus europaeus isolate LE1 chromosome 7, mLepTim1.pri, whole genome shotgun sequence DNA segment encodes these proteins:
- the LOC133764642 gene encoding actin-related protein 2/3 complex subunit 3-like, producing MQVYHSSLMDPDTKLIGNMALLPIRSQFKGPAPRETKDTDIVDEAIYYFKANVFFKNYEIKNEADRTLIYITLYISECLKKLQKCNSKSQGEKEMYTLGITNFPIPGEPGFPLNAIYAKPANKQEDEVMRTYLQQLRQETGLRLCEKVFDPQNDKPSKWWTCFVKRQFMNKSLLGPGQ from the coding sequence ATGCAGGTGTATCACTCTTCTCTCATGGACCCTGACACCAAGCTCATCGGAAACATGGCACTGTTACCTATCAGAAGTCAGTTCAAAGGCCCTGCCCCTAGAGAGACAAAAGATACAGATATTGTGGATGAAGCCATCTATTACTTCAAGGCCAATGTCTTCTTCAAAAACTATGAAATTAAGAATGAAGCTGACAGGACCCTGATATATATAACTCTCTACATCTCTGAGTGTCTAAAGAAACTCCAGAAGTGCAATTCCAAAAGCCAAGGTGAGAAAGAAATGTATACACTGGGAATCACAAATTTTCCCATTCCTGGAGAGCCGGGGTTTCCACTTAATGCAATTTATGCCAAACCTGCAAACAAGCAGGAAGATGAGGTGATGCGCACCTACTTGCAACAGCTAAGGCAGGAGACTGGACTGAGACTTTGTGAGAAAGTTTTTGACCCTCAGAATGATAAGCCCAGCAAGTGGTGGACTTGCTTTGTGAAGAGACAGTTCATGAACAAAAGCCTCTTGGGACCGGGGCAGTGA